Proteins encoded within one genomic window of Pseudodesulfovibrio senegalensis:
- a CDS encoding serine dehydratase subunit alpha family protein: MIKPEWNDFVALLKREVVPALGCTEPITISLATASAVKALGKNPETVSVKVSGNLLKNGMGVGVPGTGMTGLDIAAAVGATGGNADLSLEVLRDLTREQIAEGRKMLAENRVSVELADTRELLYAAVTVIHGEDSAHCVIARNHTAIVLLERNGEEIFSAPWPGESEEDENWPLTMERIHDFSVNAPFDMISFILEAARLNEAIAAEGMQHDWGLKVGKSIEEDIKQGLRADAVASCAIKMAAAASDARMDGVMLPVMSNSGSGNQGITATIPVVAMARKQGIADEPLARALIMSHLTAIHAKHHLGRLSALCGAVLAATGASCGMVLLMGGGLKEAGFAIKNMVGSIAGMICDGAKPACSLKVASAVEAAVQAAFLAKRGTSANGHEGIVDDDVEACIRNLGRLGTCGMAQTDKVILDIMVGK, from the coding sequence ATGATAAAACCCGAATGGAACGACTTTGTGGCCCTGCTCAAAAGGGAAGTCGTGCCCGCTCTCGGATGCACCGAGCCCATCACCATCTCCCTGGCCACGGCCAGCGCGGTGAAGGCCCTTGGAAAAAATCCGGAGACCGTCAGCGTCAAGGTCAGCGGGAACCTGCTCAAGAACGGCATGGGCGTGGGCGTGCCCGGAACCGGCATGACCGGCCTGGACATCGCTGCGGCCGTGGGAGCCACGGGCGGCAACGCCGACCTCTCCCTTGAAGTGCTCCGCGACCTGACAAGGGAGCAGATTGCCGAAGGCAGGAAGATGCTGGCCGAAAATCGCGTCAGCGTTGAACTGGCCGACACCAGGGAACTGCTCTATGCGGCAGTGACGGTGATACACGGCGAAGACTCCGCACACTGCGTCATTGCCCGCAACCATACCGCCATTGTCCTGCTGGAACGAAACGGTGAGGAGATATTCTCCGCGCCCTGGCCCGGCGAATCCGAAGAGGACGAAAACTGGCCCCTGACCATGGAGCGCATTCACGATTTTTCCGTGAACGCACCCTTTGACATGATCTCCTTCATTCTGGAGGCCGCCCGCCTCAACGAGGCCATTGCCGCAGAAGGCATGCAGCATGACTGGGGGCTCAAAGTGGGCAAATCCATTGAAGAGGACATCAAGCAGGGCCTGCGCGCCGATGCCGTGGCATCCTGCGCCATAAAGATGGCTGCAGCCGCCTCGGATGCCCGCATGGACGGCGTCATGTTGCCGGTCATGAGCAACTCGGGCAGCGGCAACCAGGGCATCACCGCCACCATCCCGGTGGTGGCCATGGCCCGCAAGCAGGGCATTGCCGACGAACCCCTGGCCCGCGCCCTGATCATGAGCCACCTCACGGCCATCCACGCCAAACATCATCTGGGCCGCCTTTCCGCCCTGTGCGGTGCGGTGCTGGCCGCCACGGGCGCCAGCTGCGGCATGGTGCTGCTCATGGGCGGCGGACTCAAGGAAGCGGGTTTCGCCATCAAGAACATGGTCGGCAGCATTGCTGGCATGATCTGCGACGGGGCCAAGCCCGCCTGTTCCCTGAAGGTCGCCTCCGCAGTGGAGGCCGCGGTACAGGCCGCATTCCTTGCCAAACGGGGCACTTCCGCCAACGGACACGAAGGCATCGTGGACGACGACGTGGAAGCTTGCATCCGCAATCTCGGCCGCCTTGGAACCTGCGGCATGGCCCAGACCGACAAGGTGATCCTGGACATCATGGTGGGCAAATAG
- a CDS encoding DUF3089 domain-containing protein, whose amino-acid sequence MPLLKSTALALVLTIIATAAALALPPLDTAPIPPAPDYAQQQSWLAKPAVPTAPVDVFFVYPTVLFDDEHWLMDTTAPAMRAASMAPLKTQASVFEGQANIYAPMYRQMNLAGLTQPEEQLEKLKKIARNDVWRALNHYLEHENNGRPFFLAGHSQGSLMLTDLMLEHWGTTGAEKRMIAALLIGWCMTEEELAAHPAIAMCEAASDTGCVVSYNTMAPGRQDVAPTLRPGAAVTNPLSWTTDTNLVSAERNLGAVFFDAHDKPTGVRPHFTSAQIQDGGLIVHPENVELVTVKGGHFPHGVYHAFDYSLFYENLKANIAQRISAFSR is encoded by the coding sequence ATGCCTCTACTCAAATCAACCGCGCTCGCCCTTGTACTGACCATCATCGCAACGGCAGCAGCCCTGGCCCTGCCGCCCCTCGACACGGCTCCGATTCCCCCGGCACCCGACTACGCGCAGCAACAGTCATGGCTGGCAAAACCCGCCGTGCCCACGGCCCCGGTGGACGTATTCTTCGTCTATCCCACGGTATTGTTCGACGACGAACACTGGCTCATGGACACCACGGCCCCGGCCATGCGCGCAGCCTCAATGGCCCCACTGAAGACGCAGGCCTCGGTATTCGAGGGGCAGGCCAACATCTATGCGCCCATGTACCGGCAGATGAATCTGGCCGGATTGACCCAGCCCGAAGAACAGCTTGAAAAACTCAAGAAAATCGCACGCAACGATGTCTGGCGCGCCCTGAACCATTACCTTGAGCACGAAAACAACGGCCGCCCGTTCTTTCTGGCCGGACACAGCCAGGGCTCGCTCATGCTCACGGACCTCATGCTGGAGCACTGGGGCACAACCGGCGCGGAAAAGCGCATGATCGCGGCCCTGCTCATCGGCTGGTGCATGACCGAAGAGGAACTCGCCGCGCATCCGGCCATCGCCATGTGCGAAGCCGCCTCGGACACGGGATGCGTGGTCTCCTACAACACCATGGCCCCGGGCAGACAGGACGTTGCGCCCACCCTGCGGCCCGGCGCGGCAGTCACCAACCCGCTCTCATGGACCACGGACACGAACCTCGTTTCGGCCGAGCGCAACCTCGGGGCCGTGTTCTTTGACGCGCACGACAAGCCCACGGGCGTGCGTCCGCATTTCACCTCGGCGCAAATTCAGGACGGCGGGCTGATCGTGCATCCCGAAAACGTGGAGCTGGTCACGGTCAAGGGCGGCCACTTCCCCCATGGCGTCTACCACGCGTTCGACTATTCGCTGTTTTATGAAAACCTGAAGGCCAACATAGCCCAGCGCATCAGCGCCTTTTCCCGTTAG
- the rnhA gene encoding ribonuclease HI: protein MYTDGSCLGNPGPGGYGAVLVYGDNRKELSQGYSDTTNNRMELLAVIRGLETLTRSCDVQLWTDSKYVQQAITKGWLKNWQRNGWKTAAKKPVKNQDLWQQLMPQLERHQVDFRWVKGHSGHPENERCDELARTAASSSDLLPDQR, encoded by the coding sequence ATGTATACGGACGGATCGTGCCTCGGCAATCCCGGCCCCGGCGGCTATGGCGCGGTTCTGGTTTACGGTGACAACCGTAAGGAACTTTCTCAAGGCTACAGTGATACCACCAACAATCGCATGGAGCTTCTGGCCGTGATCCGGGGGCTGGAAACACTGACCCGCTCATGCGACGTTCAATTGTGGACCGACTCCAAATACGTGCAGCAGGCCATCACCAAGGGCTGGCTCAAGAACTGGCAGCGCAACGGCTGGAAAACCGCGGCCAAGAAGCCGGTCAAGAATCAGGATCTCTGGCAACAGCTCATGCCCCAGCTCGAACGGCATCAGGTGGACTTCCGCTGGGTCAAGGGCCACAGCGGGCATCCCGAAAACGAGCGTTGCGACGAGTTGGCGCGCACTGCCGCATCCTCATCCGACCTTCTCCCCGACCAACGCTAG
- the ftsE gene encoding cell division ATP-binding protein FtsE, giving the protein MVELKHLSYNFGSHWALKDINLSVDKGDFLFLTGPSGAGKTTLLRLLYGALPVTRGRASVAGFDLHRLKRRHVPQLRRRVGVVFQDFKILARRTVFDNVAMALEVRGMPRSPLERRVRAIIRAMGLETKSYTPCERLSGGEQQRVAIARSMVSNPELILADEPTGNLDIGLTMHLMEIFKQFHTYGTSVIMATHSREVLEAVPEARVLHLENGRIHDTDAPEHAEESGDF; this is encoded by the coding sequence ATGGTCGAACTCAAGCACCTCTCGTACAATTTCGGTTCCCACTGGGCGCTCAAGGACATCAACCTGTCCGTGGACAAGGGGGACTTCCTGTTTCTGACCGGCCCATCGGGCGCGGGCAAGACCACCCTGCTGCGCCTGCTCTACGGCGCACTGCCCGTGACGCGCGGTCGCGCCAGCGTGGCCGGGTTCGACCTGCACAGGCTCAAACGCCGCCATGTGCCGCAACTGCGCCGCCGGGTCGGGGTGGTGTTTCAGGATTTCAAGATACTGGCCAGGCGCACGGTGTTCGACAACGTGGCCATGGCCCTTGAAGTGCGCGGCATGCCCCGCTCCCCGCTGGAACGCCGCGTGCGCGCCATCATCCGGGCCATGGGGCTGGAAACCAAGAGCTACACCCCGTGCGAACGCCTTTCCGGCGGCGAACAGCAGCGCGTGGCCATTGCGCGCTCCATGGTCAGCAACCCGGAACTCATCCTCGCGGACGAACCAACAGGCAACCTCGACATCGGCCTGACCATGCACCTGATGGAAATTTTCAAGCAGTTTCACACCTACGGCACCTCGGTGATCATGGCCACCCATAGCCGCGAAGTGCTGGAAGCCGTGCCCGAGGCGCGGGTGCTGCATCTGGAAAACGGACGCATCCACGATACCGATGCCCCGGAACACGCCGAAGAAAGCGGGGATTTTTGA
- a CDS encoding cell division protein FtsX — protein sequence MLGQFFRLTGRGLGDIVVHPWANLLTLVAVAMVSLLAGFVLLGLHNVNMQLMKSRGQVQFQIYWKTDADPQLIEEQWESVGAMKHLVDIKGFTPQDALLELADSLGEAGDFSWLKENNPLPFSALASFAVPPQSQQKGWAAELLTRLKSMPGVDKVHYSPLQEDLAHGWTLISQAVIWPVIGFLGLVVAMVVGNTMRLSLLTRCDEIEILALVGAKPWYIRWPLITGGMVLGFTGSMAGLGLLKLAQNALADILNIPPLFIHIQFMPMEYCAALVGGVTLVAILSSFVAAR from the coding sequence ATGTTGGGCCAATTCTTCCGACTCACCGGCCGCGGATTGGGCGACATCGTCGTGCACCCATGGGCCAACCTGCTCACGCTGGTGGCCGTGGCCATGGTCTCGCTGCTGGCCGGATTCGTGCTGTTGGGCCTGCACAACGTGAACATGCAACTCATGAAATCGCGGGGCCAGGTCCAGTTCCAGATATACTGGAAAACCGACGCGGACCCGCAGCTCATCGAAGAACAGTGGGAATCCGTGGGGGCCATGAAGCATCTGGTGGACATCAAGGGCTTCACACCGCAGGACGCGCTGCTGGAGCTGGCGGACTCCCTTGGCGAGGCCGGGGATTTCAGTTGGCTCAAGGAAAACAACCCCCTGCCCTTTTCCGCACTGGCTTCCTTTGCCGTGCCGCCCCAGAGCCAGCAAAAAGGCTGGGCCGCGGAGTTGCTGACACGGCTCAAATCAATGCCCGGCGTGGACAAGGTCCACTACTCCCCATTGCAGGAAGACCTGGCCCACGGCTGGACGCTCATCAGTCAGGCCGTGATCTGGCCGGTGATCGGCTTTCTGGGGCTGGTGGTGGCCATGGTGGTGGGCAACACCATGCGGCTTTCCCTGCTGACCCGCTGCGACGAGATCGAGATTCTGGCTCTGGTGGGGGCAAAGCCGTGGTACATCCGCTGGCCCCTGATAACCGGGGGCATGGTCCTCGGATTCACGGGCAGCATGGCGGGGCTGGGCCTGCTCAAACTCGCCCAGAACGCACTGGCCGACATACTGAACATTCCGCCCCTGTTCATCCATATCCAATTCATGCCCATGGAATACTGCGCCGCGCTCGTGGGCGGGGTTACACTGGTGGCCATTCTCTCCAGCTTTGTGGCGGCGCGCTAA
- a CDS encoding deoxyribonuclease IV — protein sequence MHLGAHMSIAGGLHKAVERIMAVDGTALQIFTRNQRQWKVPPLTDEAIGLFAEARARWGDHPVAAHDSYLINMASPKPEAAEKSRNAFAEELRRCQALDIPWLVTHPGSHLGTGAQQGLATYATNLDAAIEQSETDSVTVLLETTAGQGTNLGSTFEELARIMEASRLEHRLGVCFDTCHAFAAGYDLRTAKAYEATFAEFDRLIGVERIGFFHLNDSKTALGEKKDRHEHIGKGHIGETGFGLLMNDVRFADRPGTLETDKGDDLEEDRRNLALLRSLMRG from the coding sequence ATGCATCTCGGAGCACACATGTCCATTGCCGGGGGCCTGCACAAGGCAGTGGAACGCATCATGGCCGTGGACGGCACGGCATTGCAGATATTCACCCGCAACCAGCGGCAGTGGAAGGTTCCGCCCCTGACCGACGAGGCCATAGGGCTCTTTGCCGAGGCGCGCGCCCGCTGGGGGGATCATCCGGTGGCCGCCCACGACTCCTACCTCATCAACATGGCCAGTCCCAAGCCCGAGGCCGCCGAAAAATCGCGCAACGCCTTTGCCGAGGAACTGCGCCGCTGCCAAGCGCTCGACATTCCGTGGCTGGTCACGCACCCGGGGTCGCACCTCGGCACGGGCGCGCAGCAGGGACTGGCGACCTATGCGACCAATCTGGACGCGGCCATCGAGCAATCGGAAACGGACAGCGTGACCGTGCTGCTGGAAACCACGGCCGGACAGGGCACCAACCTCGGGTCGACATTTGAGGAACTGGCGCGGATCATGGAAGCCAGCCGCCTTGAGCACCGGTTGGGCGTCTGCTTCGACACCTGCCATGCGTTCGCGGCCGGATACGACCTGCGCACCGCAAAGGCGTATGAAGCCACCTTTGCGGAATTCGACCGTTTGATCGGGGTAGAGCGCATCGGCTTCTTCCATCTCAATGACTCGAAAACCGCACTGGGCGAGAAAAAGGACCGGCACGAACACATCGGCAAGGGCCACATCGGGGAAACCGGATTCGGGCTGCTCATGAACGACGTTCGGTTCGCGGATCGTCCCGGCACACTGGAAACGGACAAGGGCGACGATCTGGAAGAGGACCGCCGCAATCTGGCCCTGCTGCGCTCGCTGATGCGCGGATAG